A portion of the Manduca sexta isolate Smith_Timp_Sample1 chromosome 20, JHU_Msex_v1.0, whole genome shotgun sequence genome contains these proteins:
- the LOC115446310 gene encoding pyruvate kinase encodes METTPELITFGEIDFTDANLLNRPPYRLRRSPIIVTLPNVNISVVDIQKFMETGMNVARLRTSHITRGDKIKLLGKVDKAAAALCGKHAVLDWPTASCIELKTSIVRTGILQDGESHIFLKEGNPVILTCNLEEYDKCNEKRIFVDIPELITEITVGTEISIAQDEIIMNCKQIIDENSIKCVISKGGQLKSLYHVSAKGRKRTRPVVTKKDLQIIKFALEYQVDMIIINYVQKVETLKKIKQYIGTRVKRPLLIAGLCTAEGLENIDDLIVESDGIMFSREFLTYELDRSQKNRMCQLQKWVGAKCQKAGKPYYISGGVFKEALSDGIFCNREISDVTNAILDGATGFAIKASENVEYILRAIKALNDVCCAVEPLAFTKSSFIRILDEMKMPLNAAEASVMACATAANQTKSRVIVLPTVTGRTARSLLWLKPCCIIIAVSERTRTTRLLSSYRCVVPLLYHAQAHKEYYKAVEARVQFAIEYAVKKDWLVYGDNYVTLQKGSESSSFCDTVKIWRVTVSRKALVVCLDDEN; translated from the exons ATGGAAACTACTCCAGAACTAATCACGTTTGGCGAAATAGATTTCACCGACGCCAATTTATTGAACAGACCTCCATACAGACTACGAAGAAGTCCAATCATTGTTACCTTAC CCAACGTAAATATATCAGTAGTGGACATTCAAAAGTTTATGGAAACTGGGATGAACGTTGCTCGACTGAGGACATCCCATATCACAAGAGGGGATAAGATAAAGCTATTGGGCAAGGTGGACAAAGCGGCAGCAGCACTTTGTGGTAAACACGCTGTACTCGACTGGCCGACCGCTTCATGTATTGAATTGAAGACTTCTATCGTGAGAACTGGAATCCTACAAGAC GGCGAATCTCACATATTTCTAAAAGAAGGGAATCCCGTTATATTGACATGCAATTTAGAAGAATACGACAAATGCaatgaaaaaagaatatttgtaGATATTCCCGAACTCATAACAGAAATTACAGTTGGGACAGAAATATCAATTGCTCAagatgaaataataatgaattgcAAACAAATTATTGATGAGAATTCGATTAAATGCGTTATTTCGAAAGGAGGTCAACTCAAAAGCTTGTATCATGTTTCTGCAAAAGGTAGAAAGCGTACAAGACCTGTTGTTACTAAAAAAGATTTGCAAATTATCAAATTCGCTTTGGAATACCAG GTTGACATGATAATCATAAACTATGTTCAAAAAgtggaaacattaaaaaaaataaagcaatatatAGGAACTAGAGTAAAAAGACCATTACTTATAGCCGGCCTTTGTACCGCCGAAGGACTCGAAAACATTGATGATCTTATTGTA GAGTCGGACGGAATAATGTTTTCGAGAGAATTTTTAACTTATGAACTTGATAGATCGCAAAAGAATCGCATGTGTCAATTGCAGAAATGGGTTGGTGCTAAATGTCAAAAG GCTGGCAAACCCTACTACATATCAGGAGGAGTTTTCAAAGAAGCATTATCAGATGGCATATTTTGCAATCGTGAAATATCTGACGTAACCAATGCTATACTAGATGGCGCCACAGGTTTTGCGATAAAAGCTAGTGAAAATGTCGAATATATCTTAAGAGCTATAAAGGCGCTTAACGATGTGTGCTGCGCGGTTGAACCATTGGCTTTTACCAAATCAAGTTTCATTAGGATATTGGACGAG atgaaaatgccactaaacGCAGCTGAAGCGAGTGTGATGGCATGCGCAACGGCGGCCAATCAGACGAAATCTCGTGTCATTGTATTGCCAACGGTGACGGGAAGAACTGCTCGATCACTGCTCTGGTTGAAGCCGTGTTGTATCATCATAGCCGTCAGCGAGCGTACGAGAACCACCAGATTGCTGAGCAGCTATCGATGTGTCGTACCTCTGTTGTATCATG CTCAAGCGCACAAAGAATATTACAAAGCAGTGGAAGCGCGAGTTCAGTTCGCGATCGAGTACGCAGTAAAGAAAGATTGGCTGGTGTACGGAGACAACTACGTGACATTGCAAAAAGGTTCTGAAAGCAGCTCGTTCTGTGATACGGTGAAAATTTGGCGAGTAACCGTCTCCAGGAAGGCTCTGGTTGT ATGTCTGGATGATGAAAATTAa
- the LOC115445964 gene encoding pyruvate kinase, with protein sequence MSAPIPTDGRHHIDICRAELASLKKKYEKPYRLTRFIVTFCEGTLTSIDMKSLIELGLSIVRFKMSYMFKSDRVKMMLMLQTATRWCCQKYEVNSWPIAISIDIPNACIRTGYIDDAIPEPYVILKEGSIVEVTSDVKFWNKCTAHRIFMDDPYTIKTIKRGAEFTLNFGLIVMFCTEVINAKTLKCKIARGGELKSCVFVCIRGCKLTRPPLTKNDMELLSFAKNYKLDMVTLNSVRNPKTLVKLKDFFKDAPYMPLIISSICDQEGLDNIDEIIENSDGIILAREFLAFNIVNMYQMISIQLMIGAKCRKMGKPFYLSGHILEQTMLEGTISGCDLNDITNAVLQGAGFVLRSYYDPSNLIKTMKILDSVCRCVEPLSTDNDFMRISMEFKMPVNAAEACILSCALLARQSNSLVVIVPTVTGRTAKQLTRIAPQSIILTVSSNPVVARQLQFYRGIIPIIYEQKQSKNWQEEMDRRVQFAVSYGLRQDLLKYGHTYVALKKSSPTSSYCDHLSVWHVMTEETKKRKIQCPDFVPHEKIY encoded by the exons ATGAGTGCTCCAATCCCAACTGATGGTCGGCATCACATAGATATATGTCGTGCGGAACTTGCTTCGCTCAAAAAGAAATATGAGAAGCCCTATAGACTGACCCGCTTCATCGTGACATTTT GTGAAGGTACCCTCACATCGATAGACATGAAAAGCCTCATAGAACTGGGCTTGAGTATAGTGCGGTTCAAAATGAGCTATATGTTTAAAAGCGACAGAGTTAAGATGATGTTGATGCTCCAGACCGCCACTAGATGGTGCTGTCAGAAATATGAAGTGAACAGCTGGCCCATAGCTATTTCTATTGATATACCAAATGCTTGTATCAGGACTGGGTACATTGATGAC GCTATACCTGAACCCTACGTGATCCTTAAAGAAGGTTCAATAGTCGAAGTGACTAGTGACGTAAAATTCTGGAACAAATGTACAGCGCACAGGATATTCATGGATGATCCATACACTATCAAAACGATTAAGCGAGGAGCAGAATTCACTCTTAACTTCGGACTGATAGTGATGTTCTGCACGGAAGTGATTAATGCAAAAAcactaaaatgtaaaattgcAAGAGGAGGGGAGCTGAAAAGTTGTGTCTTTGTTTGTATACGTGGATGTAAATTAACGAGGCCTCCGCTGACGAAGAATGATATGGAATTGTTGAGTTTTGCCAAGAATTATAAG cTAGACATGGTAACACTGAATTCTGTACGCAATCCCAAAACATTGGTGAAATTGAAGGATTTCTTTAAAGATGCTCCCTATATGCCGTTGATTATCAGTTCGATATGCGATCAAGAAGGTTTGgataatattgatgaaattatAGAG AACTCGGATGGAATAATCTTGGCCCGCGAATTCCTTGCCTTCAACATAGTTAACATGTATCAGATGATTTCTATACAACTTATGATTGGTGCTAAATGTCGCAAG ATGGGCAAACCTTTTTACCTATCCGGCCATATATTGGAACAGACAATGCTCGAGGGCACAATATCTGGATGTGATTTGAACGATATAACAAACGCTGTATTACAAGGAGCTGGGTTTGTACTACGCAGTTACTACGACCCCTCGAATCTGATTAAAACAATGAAGATACTAGACTCTGTGTGCCGTTGTGTGGAGCCTTTGTCGACGGACAACGACTTTATGAGAATATCTATGGAG TTCAAAATGCCAGTGAACGCGGCGGAGGCTTGCATCCTATCCTGCGCGTTGTTGGCGCGACAGTCCAACTCACTGGTAGTAATAGTGCCTACTGTAACAGGCAGGACTGCTAAACAGCTCACTAGGATAGCACCACAGTCCATCATACTGACCGTCAGTTCAAATCCGGTAGTAGCAAGACAGCTGCAATTTTATAGAGGGATCATCCCGATCATTTATGAAC aAAAACAAAGCAAAAACTGGCAAGAAGAAATGGATCGTAGAGTTCAGTTTGCAGTGTCCTACGGTCTTAGACAAGATCTCCTGAAGTATGGACATACGTATGTGGCGCTTAAGAAATCATCGCCCACTAGTTCCTACTGCGACCACCTCAGCGTGTGGCATGTTATGACCGAAGAGACGAAGAAACGGAA GATCCAATGTCCAGATTTTGTTCCCcatgagaaaatatattaa